DNA from Polycladomyces zharkentensis:
ATATCCGCCGTCTCCGAACCGATTCCCCGAATCCCCAGCAACTGCACCCGCAGGATGGAAGCGGATTGTTTCTTGGCCCTCTCCCATCCTCCAACGGTGTTCAGCCACGTGTACAGTCCTCGTAACGCGGCCGATTTGGCACGGTAAAATCCCGCCGGACGAATCGCCTCCCACAATGTGTCGTCGGATGCCTGGAGTAAAGCTGAAGGTGTGGTCATGCCCCGTGAACACAGCCCATCGATCGCGAGACACGCATTATGCCACGAGGTGTTTTGCACCAACACGCACCCGGCACTTTTGAAAAAGGGATCGGTCACTTCCCACCATCCATCCACGGTCAGATTCGGTCTCCACTTGCGCAATGCTTCAAAAAGCATAACCCAGTCCCGCTTCAGCTTCTCTCCCTCCTTCGTCGTCAAAGCGCCATGTGCTCCAACGGTCCCAATACACGGTTGGCGAGCACACCGATCCCTTCCACTTCCACCTCCACTTGATCCCCCGGTGAAAGCGGACCGACACCGCTCGGCGTCCCGGTCAGAATCACGTCACCGGGTTCCAGCGGAAAAACCGACGAAATGTGTGCGATTAACTCCGGGACGGAATGGATCAGATCGGACGTTCTCCCCTTTTGCCGGACATCACCGTTGACGCGGCAGACCACTTCCAGATCGGACGGGTCCAGTTCCGTCTCGATGACCGGGCCGAGCGGTTTGAATGAGTCGAATGACTTGGCGCGAGTAAATTGTCCGTCCTTCTTCTGCAGGACCCGATTGGAAACATCGTTGGCACAAGTATACCCCAATATATAATTCGTCGCACGTTCTGCAGGGATGTTCTTGCCTCTTTTTCCGATCACCACGGCGAGTTCCGCCTCATGGTCGATTCGGTCATCCACATTGGGCAACACAATCGACGCCTCCGGTCCGATCACCGCGGTGGGGGAGATCATGAACATCATCGGCTCATCCGGAAGAGGCTTGCCGGTCTCCTCCGCGTGTGCGGCATAGTTGAGACCGATACCGATCAGTTTGTTGGGAATGAGCGGCGCTAACAATTGGACATCCTCTACCGCAACCGGCTCACCCGTTTCCTTCCATGTTTCATACAGAGAGCCTGTGATCGGGTGAATCGCATTCCCGCGCACGATGCCGTGCCGGATCTGTTTTTGGTAAAGGTATCGGACGAGTTTCATGACGTTTCCCCCTTTTTTGGACATAGAAAAAAGTGCATCCCCACAGGAGATACACGGATATTCTTCGACAAAGGCCTGAAATGTTCCTTTTCAGCTGACGTTCCTTCACAAAGCCTCCAACATCATCATTTCACGACGAAGTTCACGCAAGCGCGCCTTGCATTGATCGATCCGGTGGGGATCGTTTTCAACCATTGCCTCGTGCAACAGGGCCAGTTCGTAATCCAACTCCATTCTCAGGACCGGTATACGCTTCTCGGGTTCCCGGCATTTGAACGCTCGGATCACTTCTTCCACGGTTACGCTGCACCCCTTCTCTCGCTTGTGTCTTCCCATGAGATCCCACCCCGTTTTTGATGAAGGAAACGCCATCGGTGCCTCATTATGTTGGGACGGAAGGGAATCTGGCTACAGGATGCCCTTCCAATCTAGGAAATAAACCTATCGGTCCGATCCGGTTTCGATTTCACCCATCCAACTTGTTACCTACAACGTACGCAGGTTCTCCAAATTCGGTCACGGTTCTCCACTGATATGATTCATTTTTTATAATTTTCACTCAATATACGCAGGCCGTTTTGTGCTATCAACATTGTGTTATGATGGAGAATAAGCTTGACTTTCTATGAATGAATCCACGGATGGTGAATGAACATTGATGTTTCCCGGATTTACCGATCACGATTTTGACGTGTTTGCCATACCCGGGCTGGAGCCGAGAATGGAGGCATTGAGAGCGCAAATCCGGCCCAAATTGGCGGCGATCGGAGAAGCGGTGGCCCCGTTGTTGGAGCAAATGATCGGCGAACCCTGTTACGTGCATGTGGCGAAGCACGCCCGCCGCACCGTCAACCCGCCGGATGAAACATGGGTGGCCTGGTCAACCAGCAAACGCGGTTACAAAGCGTATCCCCATTTCCAAGTCGGTCTGAGGCAATCGCAAGCGTTCATCATGTTTGCCTTGATTGAGGAATGCAAAAGCAAAAGCGCGTTTGCACGCAGCCTTCTGGAGCAACTGGATGAGGTGTGGCCGACGGTACCGGACGGATTTGTCATATCGGAAGACCATACGCGCCCGGAAACCACAGCGAAGCGTGATTTGGGGCGGGATGGAATACGCCGTGTATTGGAGCGGTTGGAAAAGGTGAAAAAAGCGGAGTTTCTGTGCGGTGTCCTGCTGGACCGTCACGATCCGGTCGTTCAGGACGGCCAAGCGTTTCTCCGTTCGGTGCAAACGACGTTTCAACAGCTTATGCCGCTGTACCGTTTGGCGGAAACGGCCGGGCACTGAATGGAGATGCCGGGTTGTCAAACGCCTCAAAACAAAAAATCCTGGTTGCAGTCCAAATTCGCGGGTTCCGATTTCCCGTCTGAAATGGAACCCGCTTCATGAAAAGAGGGTGGCCTGAATTCCGTGAGCGATGTTGCGTCACAGCAGCAAACGGGAATGGCTCACCCTGCTTTTGCGCCCACACTTTCCCAATCCCCCCGATTCGTGGAACAGGACAAAAAACATCCACCTGACAGCGGTGGATCATCCGTTGCTGATTCATTGACTTTCTCCGATCTCAGGAAACCGCTTGCTCCACACGACTCACCCGCTGGCTCCCCGCTTATACCTGGCGTGGCAGCCTGCAAATGAACGATTTTTTCCTACAGACCGTTGATTTTGTATTATAACAGTAATATAATATATCTGAACATTATATAACAGGCCCTGTTTTCAAAAATAAAAAACCGCTCCGTTCGCGGAGCGGAAAATCCAATCATCATCCCCCCGGATGTCAACGGAACGACTGCAACAGGGCCTGTTGTTCCTCTTTCGGCAAACGCAGATCCAACTTGGCGGCGGCGACATCGCTGGCTCCCGACATCACTTCGTGGTATACCGGTCGCTTTTGTTTGTACAGGATGCCGGTCACCGTCCCTTTCGTTTCGGCCAACACGCGAAGGGCGTGATCGACGTCTTCCGGTTGATAATCCTCCAACTCATCCACGTTGACCAATTGTTCTTTGAACCATTCATACGTATTGACTTTGTTGAAGGTGACGCACGGGCTGAAACAGTTGACCAGCGCAAATCCTTTATGGCTGATTGCCTCTTTGAAAATATGGGTCATCTGTTTCACGTCGCCGGAAAACGCCTGGGCCACGAAGCTGGCACCGTTCACGATCGCCGTTTCCACTGCTTTGACCGGCTCTTCGGCGGCACCTTGCGGCGAGGTTTTGGAACGGAAACCCCGATCACTGGTCGGTGAAGTTTGACCGGTGGTCAACCCATAAATGTGGTTGTCCATCACGATGTAGGTAATGTCGATATTGCGGCGGACCGTGTGGACAAAATGACCCATGCCAATGCCGTAGCCATCCCCGTCTCCACCGGCGGCGATTACCGTCAGATCCTGGTTGGCCAGTTTCACACCGGTAGCCGTGGGCAAAGACCTTCCGTGCAAGCTGTGAAAACCGTAGCTGTTGAAGTATTGGGATATTTTCCCCGAACATCCGATTCCGGACACCAAGGCTACTTGTTCCGGCTCCAATCCCAACTCGGCTACAGCTTTCTGCAGAGCGGCCAAGACAGTGAAATCCCCGCAACCCGGACACCACGTCGGCTTGTTTTTCGTTCGGAAGTCCTTCATGGTTGCCATCTTACAACCCCACCTCCTGCTTCAGTTTGCAATGCGCCAAAATCTCCTCCACCGTAAACGGATCCCCGCTGAATTTCAGGCAGGAATGGATTTTGTCATGGAACCCGACACGTGCGCGGATCAGCTCCGCGAGTTGTCCTGTGGCATTGTTTTCCACGACGACAAT
Protein-coding regions in this window:
- a CDS encoding endonuclease III domain-containing protein, with product MTTKEGEKLKRDWVMLFEALRKWRPNLTVDGWWEVTDPFFKSAGCVLVQNTSWHNACLAIDGLCSRGMTTPSALLQASDDTLWEAIRPAGFYRAKSAALRGLYTWLNTVGGWERAKKQSASILRVQLLGIRGIGSETADMLLLYMLEKKTFIGDAYTRRIAARWFGGPPPTYETVRAEVLESLTDVPALQLFHALLVELGKEHCKKNVPGCTTCPIRGNCAQHQSRSA
- a CDS encoding fumarylacetoacetate hydrolase family protein — protein: MKLVRYLYQKQIRHGIVRGNAIHPITGSLYETWKETGEPVAVEDVQLLAPLIPNKLIGIGLNYAAHAEETGKPLPDEPMMFMISPTAVIGPEASIVLPNVDDRIDHEAELAVVIGKRGKNIPAERATNYILGYTCANDVSNRVLQKKDGQFTRAKSFDSFKPLGPVIETELDPSDLEVVCRVNGDVRQKGRTSDLIHSVPELIAHISSVFPLEPGDVILTGTPSGVGPLSPGDQVEVEVEGIGVLANRVLGPLEHMAL
- a CDS encoding YktB family protein — encoded protein: MMFPGFTDHDFDVFAIPGLEPRMEALRAQIRPKLAAIGEAVAPLLEQMIGEPCYVHVAKHARRTVNPPDETWVAWSTSKRGYKAYPHFQVGLRQSQAFIMFALIEECKSKSAFARSLLEQLDEVWPTVPDGFVISEDHTRPETTAKRDLGRDGIRRVLERLEKVKKAEFLCGVLLDRHDPVVQDGQAFLRSVQTTFQQLMPLYRLAETAGH
- a CDS encoding 2-oxoacid:ferredoxin oxidoreductase subunit beta; amino-acid sequence: MATMKDFRTKNKPTWCPGCGDFTVLAALQKAVAELGLEPEQVALVSGIGCSGKISQYFNSYGFHSLHGRSLPTATGVKLANQDLTVIAAGGDGDGYGIGMGHFVHTVRRNIDITYIVMDNHIYGLTTGQTSPTSDRGFRSKTSPQGAAEEPVKAVETAIVNGASFVAQAFSGDVKQMTHIFKEAISHKGFALVNCFSPCVTFNKVNTYEWFKEQLVNVDELEDYQPEDVDHALRVLAETKGTVTGILYKQKRPVYHEVMSGASDVAAAKLDLRLPKEEQQALLQSFR